From Methanobrevibacter millerae, one genomic window encodes:
- a CDS encoding nitroreductase family protein: MDFEEVLLKRRSVRNYTDDDVTKEQLNKILEAGLLAPTSMNRKPCNFLVVSNKDTLKELSEVKAHGSQFLAGANKAIVVIANTLQADTWIEDSSIALSFMHLMATDIGVGSCWIQIHMRKSADGEDSEKLVRDIVKIDDYFRIVGILALGIPDGEVEAHTLDDMDKSKVHFLV; this comes from the coding sequence ATGGATTTTGAAGAGGTTTTATTAAAAAGAAGAAGTGTTCGCAATTACACTGATGACGACGTTACAAAAGAGCAGCTCAATAAGATTCTGGAAGCTGGTCTATTGGCTCCAACAAGCATGAACAGAAAACCGTGCAATTTTCTCGTTGTTTCCAATAAGGATACATTAAAGGAATTGTCTGAAGTAAAAGCTCACGGTTCACAGTTTTTAGCTGGCGCAAATAAGGCAATCGTCGTTATAGCCAATACATTGCAGGCTGACACATGGATTGAAGACTCATCAATCGCATTGTCTTTCATGCATTTGATGGCAACCGATATCGGCGTTGGAAGCTGCTGGATTCAGATTCACATGCGAAAATCTGCTGATGGCGAGGATTCAGAGAAACTGGTTCGTGACATTGTTAAAATTGATGATTATTTCCGTATTGTCGGCATTTTGGCTTTGGGAATTCCTGATGGTGAAGTTGAAGCCCATACTTTAGATGATATGGATAAAAGTAAAGTGCACTTTTTGGTGTAA
- the dtd gene encoding D-aminoacyl-tRNA deacylase, translated as MKLVIQRVTRASVEVDDEIVGEIGRGLMVLVGFGLNDTTKEVDYLSKKLVKLRIFPDENGRMNRSVKDIGGKLLLVPQFTLYGRTKKNRPSFHKALNPDDATQLFDYFVRKCGEDIEVETGEFGAYMKVDLLNDGPVTILLEKDFSEDD; from the coding sequence ATGAAGCTTGTTATTCAAAGAGTCACCCGTGCAAGCGTGGAAGTCGATGACGAGATTGTCGGTGAAATCGGCCGTGGATTAATGGTTCTGGTAGGTTTTGGATTAAATGATACAACTAAAGAGGTCGATTACCTTTCAAAGAAACTGGTGAAGCTTAGAATTTTCCCTGATGAAAACGGACGCATGAACAGATCAGTGAAAGATATCGGTGGAAAATTATTATTGGTTCCTCAGTTCACGTTATACGGAAGAACCAAGAAAAACCGTCCTTCATTTCACAAGGCATTGAATCCCGATGATGCAACGCAGCTGTTTGACTATTTCGTTCGAAAATGCGGTGAAGACATTGAAGTTGAAACTGGAGAATTCGGTGCTTATATGAAGGTAGACCTGTTAAATGACGGTCCGGTTACAATACTTTTGGAAAAGGACTTTAGCGAGGATGATTAA
- a CDS encoding LOG family protein: protein MKICLYGSGSKKTPEEFTKVGYDLGRKLALNSHSLVFGGGNDGMMGAVARGVFENGGNVLSIAPEWINEFDDEFKNSSEYIKTESMDERKNLFLEKSDAFIIVPGGFGTFDEFFEVLTLKYLHRHSKMIILFNINHFYDAMISMLESMHDEGFIREGALDIFEVADTIDEVMEFLQ from the coding sequence ATGAAAATATGTTTGTACGGATCCGGAAGCAAAAAGACACCTGAAGAATTCACGAAAGTCGGCTATGATTTGGGACGTAAACTGGCCTTAAACAGTCATTCGCTGGTTTTTGGAGGAGGAAACGATGGCATGATGGGTGCCGTTGCAAGAGGAGTATTCGAAAACGGAGGAAATGTATTAAGCATCGCTCCCGAGTGGATTAACGAGTTCGATGACGAATTTAAAAATTCCTCTGAATACATTAAAACTGAGTCAATGGATGAGAGAAAGAACCTCTTTCTGGAAAAATCCGACGCCTTTATAATAGTCCCCGGAGGATTCGGCACTTTCGATGAGTTTTTCGAGGTGCTAACATTGAAGTATCTTCACAGGCACTCAAAAATGATAATACTTTTCAACATAAATCATTTCTATGACGCCATGATTTCAATGCTTGAAAGCATGCACGACGAAGGATTTATCCGTGAAGGCGCCCTGGACATTTTCGAGGTTGCAGACACCATTGATGAGGTTATGGAATTTCTCCAATAG
- a CDS encoding stage II sporulation protein M — translation MNIKNEIKEALIENKRIFELLILLFVFGMLLGWIMADDIASVLMPVLKEALLEGNETSIDAFQIISHNITTAITVLLLSVFFAIFAIISITVNGFVIGFMGGYTVKSINGLAFFLILIVPHGIFEVPALFLSTASGILLFLFIFRVLKDKYNKYSFKEAYERNKKTLKHMVVLFLVSIVLFLIAGLIEGFVTPHLGNMLSLHISGQ, via the coding sequence ATGAATATTAAAAATGAAATTAAGGAAGCGTTGATTGAAAACAAAAGGATATTTGAATTATTGATTCTGCTCTTTGTTTTTGGAATGCTTCTCGGATGGATAATGGCCGATGATATCGCATCCGTTTTAATGCCTGTCCTAAAGGAAGCTCTTCTTGAAGGAAACGAAACCTCAATCGATGCATTTCAGATAATAAGCCATAACATCACAACAGCCATAACCGTATTGCTTTTATCAGTGTTTTTTGCAATCTTTGCAATAATATCAATAACCGTCAACGGCTTTGTTATAGGATTCATGGGCGGCTATACCGTCAAATCGATTAACGGCCTGGCCTTCTTTTTAATACTTATTGTTCCTCACGGAATATTTGAAGTGCCTGCATTATTCTTAAGCACCGCAAGCGGAATACTTCTATTTTTGTTCATATTCAGAGTATTGAAGGACAAATACAATAAATATTCGTTTAAGGAAGCCTATGAACGCAACAAAAAGACACTGAAACATATGGTAGTGTTATTTTTAGTGTCTATCGTTCTTTTCCTAATCGCCGGTTTGATTGAAGGCTTTGTAACTCCCCATCTTGGAAACATGCTCAGTCTGCATATCAGTGGCCAATAA
- a CDS encoding alpha/beta hydrolase produces the protein MKKRYIILILVLIGILSYGIYYVNDYYHSEIADLGGSANVTVEKTSKGLFVDGPGNETALIFYPGAKIEYTAYLNLMRNISSEGVDCYLVEMPFNLAFLGKDSADDIIKSTNYTHYVMAGHSLGGAMASGYASGHNVSGLVLLSAYPSDNISIPVLSLYGSNDKILNMDTYNKNKACIKGILEEHVIEGANHAQFANYGKHTGDGESSINSTAQQVQTAHYIIDFINRNVLNV, from the coding sequence ATGAAAAAGCGATATATCATATTAATACTTGTTTTAATAGGGATTTTATCATATGGAATCTATTACGTTAATGACTATTACCACTCAGAAATCGCCGATTTGGGCGGTTCTGCTAACGTCACGGTTGAGAAAACCTCAAAAGGCCTTTTCGTTGACGGTCCGGGAAATGAAACCGCACTTATTTTTTATCCGGGAGCCAAAATCGAATACACAGCATATCTGAATTTAATGAGAAACATATCCTCTGAGGGCGTTGACTGCTATCTTGTTGAAATGCCTTTTAATCTGGCGTTTTTAGGTAAAGACAGTGCTGATGATATTATCAAATCCACAAATTACACGCATTATGTTATGGCAGGCCATTCCCTTGGCGGCGCTATGGCTTCAGGCTATGCGTCAGGTCATAACGTGAGCGGACTGGTTCTTCTTTCCGCTTATCCTTCAGACAATATTTCCATTCCGGTTCTGTCGCTTTACGGCTCAAACGACAAGATTTTGAACATGGACACCTACAATAAAAATAAAGCATGCATTAAGGGAATCCTTGAGGAACATGTCATTGAAGGTGCAAACCATGCCCAGTTTGCAAACTACGGAAAGCATACAGGCGATGGCGAGTCTTCAATCAATTCAACGGCTCAGCAGGTACAGACTGCCCATTATATAATTGATTTCATTAACAGAAACGTTTTAAACGTTTAA
- a CDS encoding iron-sulfur cluster assembly scaffold protein: MIYSNEVERMCPVAKGADHGPAPIPEEGKWVKSKEISDISGLTHGIGWCAPQQGCCKLTLNVKDGIIEEALVETLGCSGMTHSAAMAGEILIGKTILEALNTDLVCDAINTAMRELFLQIVYGRTQSAFSEGGLPIGAGLEDLGKGHRSQVGTIYSTNKKGPRYLELTEGYITEIALDEDDEIIGYKYINLGVMLDSIKEGTDPLEAIENATGQYGRFDDAVKTIDPRKE; the protein is encoded by the coding sequence ATGATATATTCAAATGAAGTAGAAAGAATGTGTCCTGTTGCAAAGGGAGCCGATCACGGCCCTGCACCAATACCTGAAGAAGGAAAGTGGGTTAAATCAAAGGAAATCTCAGACATTTCAGGTTTGACTCACGGTATCGGATGGTGCGCACCGCAACAAGGATGCTGCAAATTGACTTTAAATGTTAAAGACGGCATTATTGAAGAAGCATTGGTTGAAACTCTGGGATGCTCTGGAATGACTCACTCAGCAGCAATGGCCGGTGAAATCTTGATTGGAAAAACCATTCTTGAAGCATTGAACACCGACCTGGTCTGTGACGCAATAAACACTGCCATGCGCGAGCTTTTCCTGCAGATTGTCTACGGCAGAACCCAGTCAGCGTTCTCAGAAGGAGGCCTTCCTATCGGAGCTGGCCTTGAGGATTTGGGAAAAGGCCACAGAAGCCAGGTGGGAACCATCTATTCAACAAACAAAAAAGGGCCAAGGTATCTGGAGCTTACTGAAGGATACATCACAGAAATAGCCCTTGATGAGGATGATGAAATAATCGGATATAAATATATCAATCTGGGAGTAATGCTTGACAGCATCAAGGAAGGCACCGATCCGCTGGAAGCAATTGAAAACGCTACCGGCCAGTACGGCAGATTCGACGATGCGGTTAAAACGATAGACCCTAGGAAGGAATGA
- a CDS encoding NUDIX hydrolase, with product MSNMWGLTARGICEYDGKILLLKVRSKSSHDAEKWEIPGGKVKKGEFFDQALKREFMEETGLEIDIESLYNVIQNNYTACKTNESIKSIQLIMKVTSTTDEVKISQEHDEYRWFTKEELKELIDKEMLSRAAMNSFDDTILGGEL from the coding sequence ATGAGCAATATGTGGGGATTAACGGCAAGGGGAATCTGTGAATACGACGGCAAAATCCTGCTTTTAAAGGTAAGGTCAAAATCAAGCCATGACGCTGAAAAGTGGGAAATTCCCGGAGGAAAAGTAAAAAAAGGCGAATTCTTTGACCAGGCTTTAAAAAGGGAATTCATGGAAGAGACAGGCCTTGAAATCGATATAGAATCTCTGTATAACGTCATACAAAACAATTACACGGCATGCAAGACCAATGAAAGCATCAAGTCAATCCAGCTAATCATGAAAGTCACTTCCACAACCGATGAGGTCAAAATCAGCCAGGAACACGACGAATACAGATGGTTTACAAAAGAGGAATTAAAAGAATTGATTGATAAGGAAATGCTTTCACGAGCGGCAATGAATTCATTTGATGATACAATTTTGGGAGGTGAGCTATGA
- a CDS encoding DUF2193 domain-containing protein produces MKELYEKMINESMAAQRADVEVISENRYNDFKVTDAKPYADAVANMKALDSQAESVINLHKKSVESHYKVLTSVTETIRPEDDPFIEHYQTPPVLEVLCEEDAEFAASVEKFIDAIADNEALISKESIRRYGGFYGPTCVVDFALMPGSTTNVVNQILTPLDIPVMHKQAILSAKSWGMNTSYGVGDAFANAIEDGLTAAEATQKEIETLQMVYREPIEAQGTLMDDASHSSFDVRKYMNGYKKEMAATVKAAIDDGVHYGNIVTVPAYCVGDIGHHIGQASYNMVKDDVTLNIIKATTEVIDATLRSNIDNYQAPFNVLRLATGASACATEYILELDGFNAPMVVDLLNKRFHNYVQQYPTRGAAAELHNCDFMDMIFRGFGAISDARKARSSEDIPLVPKINGYPVDLSPIAENEVIMNPQRYTYPACAITVRFSSLMRLADYPCLLTSEPITATMMTNIIALNKESPGSPARGCKNCASATLVDSKHEYCQWREAV; encoded by the coding sequence ATGAAAGAATTATATGAAAAGATGATAAACGAATCAATGGCTGCTCAAAGAGCAGACGTTGAAGTAATATCTGAAAACAGATATAACGACTTTAAGGTTACTGACGCCAAGCCTTACGCTGATGCAGTAGCCAATATGAAAGCACTGGACAGTCAGGCTGAAAGTGTAATAAACCTGCACAAGAAGTCTGTTGAAAGCCATTACAAGGTACTGACTTCCGTTACCGAAACCATCCGTCCGGAAGACGACCCGTTCATTGAACATTACCAGACGCCGCCTGTACTGGAAGTTCTATGTGAAGAGGACGCTGAATTTGCAGCAAGCGTCGAGAAGTTCATCGATGCGATTGCTGATAATGAAGCCCTGATTTCAAAGGAATCAATCAGAAGATACGGCGGATTCTACGGACCGACCTGTGTAGTTGACTTTGCATTAATGCCTGGAAGCACAACAAACGTTGTAAACCAGATTTTAACTCCTTTAGACATTCCTGTAATGCACAAGCAGGCCATTTTATCTGCAAAGTCCTGGGGTATGAACACTTCATACGGTGTCGGGGACGCATTTGCAAACGCAATCGAAGACGGTTTAACTGCCGCTGAAGCGACACAAAAAGAGATTGAAACGCTTCAGATGGTTTACCGCGAACCTATTGAAGCTCAGGGAACATTAATGGATGATGCAAGCCATTCCTCATTTGACGTGAGAAAATACATGAACGGCTATAAAAAGGAAATGGCGGCAACCGTTAAGGCAGCCATTGACGATGGAGTCCACTATGGTAATATCGTAACCGTTCCTGCATACTGCGTTGGAGATATCGGCCACCACATCGGCCAGGCAAGCTACAACATGGTAAAGGATGATGTAACATTGAATATCATTAAGGCAACGACCGAAGTGATTGATGCAACTTTAAGGTCAAACATTGACAATTATCAGGCTCCTTTCAACGTATTGAGACTTGCAACGGGAGCTTCAGCATGCGCAACAGAATACATTCTTGAACTGGATGGGTTCAACGCACCTATGGTTGTTGATTTGCTGAATAAACGCTTCCACAACTACGTGCAGCAGTATCCTACCCGTGGAGCCGCAGCCGAACTGCACAACTGCGACTTCATGGACATGATTTTCAGAGGATTCGGCGCAATCAGTGATGCCAGAAAGGCCAGAAGCAGCGAAGACATTCCTTTAGTGCCAAAAATCAATGGTTATCCTGTTGACTTAAGCCCGATAGCTGAAAACGAGGTAATCATGAACCCTCAAAGATACACCTATCCTGCATGTGCAATAACCGTCAGGTTCTCCTCACTCATGAGGCTTGCAGACTATCCATGTCTTTTGACTTCAGAACCTATTACGGCAACGATGATGACCAATATCATTGCGCTTAACAAGGAATCTCCTGGATCACCTGCAAGAGGATGTAAAAACTGTGCATCAGCCACATTAGTCGATTCAAAACACGAATACTGTCAATGGAGAGAAGCCGTTTAG
- a CDS encoding zinc ribbon domain-containing protein, with amino-acid sequence MICPSCGEWIDEGDPICPSCGAYISDDEEYECPVCHERFEIDDYDDVCRFCGAPIKRRDEFYF; translated from the coding sequence ATGATTTGTCCAAGCTGCGGAGAATGGATTGATGAGGGAGACCCGATTTGTCCAAGCTGCGGAGCCTATATCAGCGATGATGAGGAATACGAATGTCCAGTATGCCACGAACGCTTTGAAATCGATGATTATGATGATGTGTGCAGATTCTGCGGCGCTCCGATTAAAAGACGAGACGAATTCTACTTTTAA
- a CDS encoding archaetidylserine synthase, which translates to MDTRIQSFIAISDVVSLLNLTSGFLSIAMSVRQDFFWAAILMIFALLFDSVDGWVARKASRIDEYGFGKNIDSLSDAVSFGAAPATFLYSYTAANFPYLEIVTLIVSLIIVICGVLRLTRYNVISDKVNGFVGFPIPGIAIIIATFFLSGLFNIYLALLIAVLVSFAMICNVSYDKFNNIYVIGFNAVCLILVVLQIPLTIYSVNIPALIVFLTSMAYLLINLVPIR; encoded by the coding sequence ATGGATACTAGAATACAAAGCTTTATTGCAATTTCAGATGTTGTCTCGCTGTTGAATCTGACATCAGGATTTCTCTCAATAGCAATGTCTGTAAGGCAGGATTTCTTTTGGGCAGCAATTCTAATGATATTTGCCTTGCTTTTTGATTCCGTTGACGGATGGGTTGCAAGAAAAGCCAGCAGAATTGACGAATACGGATTCGGAAAAAACATTGACTCCTTATCAGATGCCGTATCATTCGGCGCTGCGCCTGCGACATTTCTATACTCCTATACCGCAGCCAATTTCCCATATCTTGAAATCGTGACATTAATCGTTTCACTCATTATCGTAATCTGCGGAGTATTGAGACTTACAAGGTATAACGTGATATCAGATAAGGTAAATGGATTTGTCGGCTTTCCGATTCCGGGAATTGCCATAATAATTGCAACGTTTTTCTTAAGCGGACTTTTTAACATTTATTTGGCTCTGTTAATAGCTGTTCTCGTATCATTTGCAATGATTTGCAACGTAAGCTATGACAAGTTCAACAACATTTACGTTATAGGATTCAATGCAGTATGTTTAATATTAGTTGTTTTGCAGATTCCGTTGACGATTTATTCCGTCAATATTCCTGCATTGATTGTGTTTTTAACGTCCATGGCTTATTTACTGATTAATCTGGTTCCGATAAGATGA
- a CDS encoding GGGtGRT protein → MSLFESYERRIDQILPVLNKYGIKDLEEARQICLDKGFDPYEIVKGVQPICFENACWAYTVGAAIAVKKGCVKASDAASAIGEGLQSFCIPGSVADDRKVGLGHGNLASMLLSDESSCFAFLAGHESFAAAEGAIGIANSANQVRQEPLRVILNGLGKDAALIISRINGFTYVQTEFDYFTGEVKVVREKAYSSGERAKVRCYGADDVREGVAIMHLEGVDVSITGNSTNPTRFQHPVAATYKKECIEQGKKYFSVASGGGTGRTLHPDNMAAGPASYGMTDTMGRMHSDAQFAGSSSVPAHVEMMGLIGMGNNPMVGASVAVAVAVEKAMNK, encoded by the coding sequence ATGAGTTTATTTGAAAGTTATGAAAGAAGAATAGATCAGATACTTCCTGTACTTAACAAATACGGCATTAAGGATTTGGAAGAGGCCAGACAGATTTGTCTTGATAAAGGTTTCGACCCATATGAAATCGTTAAGGGCGTTCAGCCGATTTGCTTTGAAAACGCATGCTGGGCATATACCGTCGGAGCCGCAATTGCAGTTAAAAAGGGTTGCGTTAAGGCTTCTGATGCGGCCTCAGCAATCGGTGAAGGCTTGCAGTCATTCTGCATTCCGGGAAGCGTAGCCGATGACAGAAAAGTGGGATTGGGCCACGGTAACCTTGCATCAATGCTTTTAAGCGATGAAAGCAGCTGCTTTGCATTCCTTGCAGGACATGAAAGTTTTGCCGCAGCCGAAGGAGCTATCGGAATTGCAAACTCAGCAAATCAGGTAAGACAAGAGCCTTTAAGGGTAATTCTAAACGGTCTTGGAAAGGACGCTGCATTAATCATTTCAAGAATCAACGGTTTTACATACGTTCAAACCGAATTCGACTATTTCACGGGCGAAGTCAAGGTTGTTCGTGAAAAGGCATATTCCTCAGGCGAAAGGGCAAAGGTAAGATGCTACGGAGCGGATGACGTTCGCGAAGGTGTGGCAATAATGCATCTTGAAGGCGTTGACGTGTCAATTACCGGTAATTCAACCAATCCGACCCGATTCCAGCATCCTGTAGCCGCAACCTATAAGAAGGAATGCATCGAACAGGGCAAGAAATACTTCTCAGTCGCTTCAGGCGGAGGTACCGGAAGAACCCTGCACCCTGACAACATGGCAGCCGGACCTGCATCATACGGAATGACCGATACGATGGGAAGAATGCACTCCGATGCGCAGTTTGCAGGTTCATCATCAGTTCCTGCCCACGTGGAAATGATGGGACTCATCGGTATGGGAAACAACCCTATGGTCGGCGCAAGCGTAGCCGTAGCGGTCGCAGTCGAAAAGGCAATGAACAAATAG
- a CDS encoding MarR family winged helix-turn-helix transcriptional regulator — MSDEYFQAIKENSPVIAWIHNISLNQQKYMKSKIRGYDFGHNVRYLMFVYDNPDCSQEDLVNMFCQSKGNIAKILKKFEDDGYIKREINPKNRRKYMLNTTDKANKLIPQFRKISREWEREVGLTDDDEEFVERLKEIAVKGMKVAGD; from the coding sequence ATGAGTGATGAATATTTTCAGGCGATAAAGGAAAATTCTCCTGTTATAGCTTGGATACATAATATTTCTCTTAATCAGCAAAAATACATGAAATCCAAAATCAGGGGTTATGATTTCGGCCATAACGTACGATATCTGATGTTCGTTTATGACAATCCGGACTGTTCACAGGAGGATCTGGTCAATATGTTCTGCCAAAGCAAGGGAAACATAGCCAAAATCCTCAAGAAATTTGAAGATGACGGATACATAAAAAGGGAAATCAATCCCAAAAACAGACGCAAGTACATGCTGAACACCACTGATAAGGCCAATAAGCTAATCCCCCAATTCAGGAAAATTTCCAGAGAGTGGGAGAGAGAAGTGGGCCTGACGGATGACGATGAGGAATTCGTTGAAAGATTAAAGGAAATTGCCGTTAAAGGCATGAAAGTGGCGGGTGACTAG
- a CDS encoding transcription initiation factor IIB, with product MKNQKTLKKRPRKENIETEIQNSCPDCNSTDFDYNQSRGEVICKHCGLIIDENVMDFGPEWRAFDHEQRNRRTRVGAPTTNTIHDYGLPTTIDWKNNNISSKNLPQWYRMRKWQKKIRVSGARERNLAFALTELDRKCSNLGLSRNIRESASLVYRKALDNNLIRGRTIQGVVAASIYISCRLCDLPRTLGEVANALNVTKKELGRVHRFLVRKLKIKLSPISPKSYIPRFACELKLSEKSQVKAIEIIEKSQSEGLTIGKGPNGVAAAALYIASQLLGERKSQRDVAEVAGVTEVTLRNRYKELCQNLNLGVTI from the coding sequence ATGAAAAATCAAAAGACTCTTAAAAAAAGACCTAGAAAGGAAAATATTGAAACGGAAATTCAAAATTCATGTCCTGATTGTAATTCAACGGATTTTGACTACAATCAGTCAAGAGGAGAAGTCATCTGTAAACATTGCGGTCTGATTATAGACGAAAACGTTATGGACTTTGGTCCTGAATGGAGAGCCTTCGACCACGAGCAGAGAAACAGAAGAACACGTGTGGGAGCACCAACAACCAATACGATTCACGATTACGGTCTTCCGACAACGATAGACTGGAAAAACAATAATATATCTTCCAAAAATCTGCCTCAATGGTACCGCATGAGAAAATGGCAGAAAAAAATCAGGGTTTCAGGTGCAAGGGAACGCAACCTGGCATTTGCGTTAACCGAACTCGACAGGAAATGCTCAAATCTCGGCCTGTCAAGAAACATCCGTGAATCCGCTTCTCTCGTATACAGAAAGGCACTTGACAACAATCTCATCCGTGGAAGAACGATTCAGGGAGTTGTAGCAGCATCAATTTACATCTCCTGCAGACTGTGCGATCTTCCAAGAACCCTGGGTGAAGTTGCAAATGCATTGAACGTCACTAAAAAGGAGCTCGGAAGGGTTCACCGCTTCCTGGTAAGAAAGCTCAAAATCAAACTGTCTCCGATATCTCCGAAATCATACATTCCAAGGTTTGCCTGTGAATTGAAGCTTTCAGAAAAATCCCAGGTAAAGGCAATTGAGATAATTGAAAAGTCACAAAGCGAAGGCCTTACAATCGGAAAGGGACCAAACGGCGTTGCCGCAGCCGCATTATACATTGCCTCACAGCTTTTGGGTGAGAGAAAAAGCCAAAGAGACGTTGCAGAAGTGGCCGGCGTTACCGAAGTCACTTTAAGAAACCGCTACAAGGAGCTTTGCCAAAACTTAAATCTTGGAGTGACAATATAA
- a CDS encoding MIP/aquaporin family protein → MASCNIEKKFLAELLGTFFLVFFGTGSAVVTLLISDSIDSANAGIGILGGLGDWIAIALAFGLTVMACIYLFGKISGAHLNPAVTVGLLVSKNISLVDSIYYIVAQVIGACLGSLALFLCLGSGAVTIGALGATAPGLGVSYWQAMFAEFLGTFFLVLVVMGVAVDKKAEPGFAGLSIGMTVAAVIVVLGAFTGASINPARTFGPYLMDVVLGGANLWAFYPIYLIGPILGGILAALVYNYIAKGNDACALPQPFFDE, encoded by the coding sequence ATGGCTTCATGTAACATTGAAAAGAAATTTCTAGCCGAACTGCTCGGAACATTTTTCCTTGTGTTTTTCGGTACAGGCTCAGCAGTTGTGACACTTTTGATTTCAGACAGCATTGACTCTGCAAACGCCGGAATCGGTATTTTAGGCGGTCTTGGCGACTGGATAGCTATTGCTTTAGCCTTCGGTTTGACGGTAATGGCCTGTATCTATTTATTCGGTAAGATATCTGGCGCTCACTTGAATCCTGCAGTAACGGTCGGACTGCTTGTAAGCAAAAACATTTCCCTTGTTGACAGTATTTATTATATTGTCGCTCAGGTAATCGGAGCATGTTTAGGCAGTTTAGCACTGTTTTTATGTCTTGGAAGCGGTGCCGTAACCATCGGAGCATTAGGTGCAACCGCTCCCGGATTGGGAGTCAGCTATTGGCAGGCGATGTTTGCCGAGTTTTTAGGAACCTTCTTCCTTGTATTGGTGGTTATGGGTGTTGCAGTCGATAAGAAGGCCGAACCAGGCTTTGCAGGTCTTTCAATAGGTATGACTGTAGCTGCAGTAATTGTCGTATTGGGCGCATTTACCGGAGCTTCAATCAACCCTGCACGTACATTCGGACCATATTTAATGGACGTTGTGCTTGGCGGAGCAAATCTCTGGGCATTCTATCCGATTTATTTGATCGGCCCGATTCTAGGCGGTATACTTGCGGCTTTGGTATATAACTACATAGCTAAAGGAAATGACGCCTGCGCACTACCGCAACCGTTTTTTGATGAATAG
- a CDS encoding 4Fe-4S dicluster domain-containing protein: MGLGSLFKRKKDKKEEAVESHIDINTSDCEGSECEKCVMACPNNVLTKNGEDTVARNPFACKHCRVCEAICPNDCIVVN; encoded by the coding sequence ATGGGATTGGGTTCACTTTTCAAAAGAAAAAAGGACAAGAAAGAAGAGGCTGTCGAATCACACATCGATATCAACACTTCAGACTGTGAGGGCTCTGAGTGTGAAAAGTGTGTGATGGCATGCCCGAATAACGTATTGACCAAAAACGGCGAGGACACAGTTGCAAGAAACCCATTTGCATGCAAGCACTGCAGGGTATGTGAAGCGATATGTCCTAATGACTGCATAGTGGTCAATTAA